The following are encoded in a window of Panicum virgatum strain AP13 chromosome 5N, P.virgatum_v5, whole genome shotgun sequence genomic DNA:
- the LOC120672989 gene encoding uncharacterized protein LOC120672989, translated as MTYVNAIPELDGNNYGKWYQKLEIALAMANIDLAITTPAPQEPEKPVRAQNEEAAAWAIREKNYDSAMTRYDADKTRWNDSNRKCLMVMKGSTSDAIKMAIPDCNTASEYLAKVKSQFTGSSKAYAAILAEHLITKKYTGGGIREHILEMSHMANKLKTMDMPLPEKFIVQLVFKSLPKAFEAFHVNYNAFPEDWGIDKLIGMCVQEEDRLKNSNGESA; from the exons ATGACTTATGTGAATGCCATTCCTGAACTGGATGGCAACAACTATGGGAAATGGTACCAGAAATTGGAGATAGCTCTGGCGATGGCCAATATAGATTTGGCCATCACAACGCCAGCTCCACAAGAACCAGAAAAGCCCGTACGGGCACAGAATGAAGAAGCTGCTGCTTGGGCTATCCGAGAGAAGAATTATGACTCTGCTATGACCAGATATGATGCTGACAAGACACGTTGGAATGATTCCAACCGCAAGTGTCTTATGGTCATGAAGGGTTCCACTTCAGATGCCATCAAGATGGCGATCCCAGATTGTAACACCGCTTCAGAATATTTAGCAAAGGTGAAGAgtcagtttactggttcttccaAGGCTTATGCTGCTATTCTTGCTGAGCACCTTATCACCAAGAAATACACTGGCGGTGGCATCAGAGAACATATCTTAGAAATGAGCCACATGGCCAACAAGCTTAAGACAATGGACATGCCTTTGCCAGAAAAGTTCATTGTTCAGCTGGTCTTCAAGTCACTACCAAAGGCGTTTGAGGCATTTCATGTCAACTATAACGCTTTTCCAGAAGATTGGGGCATTGACAAGCTGATTGGCATGTGTGTTCAAGAAGAAGATCGCCTTAAGAACTCCAATGGTG AATCAGCATGA